The window AGCTGATAGCCCCCTCGCCAGCACTCAGTTCCTCCGCATAATAGCCTCTGTACAGCAGGAGCGCTATCCCGGCGGCGCATAGCACAGCAGCCGGACCACTCCAGCGGGATGAACCCGGAATGGGGAACGGCTGATGAGGCGATAACGCTCCGCCCCTTCTGGCTTTGTGATGGAGTCGACTATCGTCCCCCGGGTGTTCGAGCTCTGACAACGGTCTGGTTTCATCCTCCATGTACTGGGGAGCGACTCTAGCTTCTGTCCGCTGCTTCAGGATATACAGCAGGCCATAGAGCAGCATGTAATAAACGCAAATCCATAATAGTGAAGGTGAACCCCAGATCAGAACTCCCGCACTAAATCCGTTCACCCGCTTCACCCCTGCAAACGTTGCGTTATTCAAAAACTCGGCAAACCGTACAATGACAAGTGCTCCCTCGTTCCAGAACCGTCCTAGCAGCAGCGTCAGCGTTCCGAGCGGCAGCACCAGAAAAGTGATAAACGGAACGAGCAGCAGATTTGCGAGAAAGGACAGCAGCGAAAATTGATTAAAATAATAGATTGTGAGCGGAAAAGAGACCAGCTGCGCGATTAATGTAACCGAAACGGTGCTGCCCAGCCACCTGGGAAGACGTCTAAACAAAGGCGCGGCCAGAGGCGTGTACACCATGAGCCCCGCCGTTACCAGAAAGGACAGCTGAAAGCTGACACTGAGCAGAAGATAGGGATTCCAGACCAGCATCAGCAGCGCTGAAGCAGCCAAGATGTTCATCCCGTCCTTAAGCAGGCCGAACCTGGCGGCCAGCAAGGCGATCATGCTCATCAGCCCGGCGCGAACAATCGACGGCCCGGCACCGGACAGCAGTACATATACCGGAACAAGCAGCAAGGTTATCGTTATAGCCGTTTCTCTGGTAACGCGGCAGCGGCGCAGGACAAATAAGATCACCCCGACGTAAACAGCAACATGCATCCCCGAGATGGCCAGAATATGCGTCAGGCCCAGCTGCGAGAACTGCTTGAAGGTTTCCGGATCCAGATCCTTCTGGATTCCTATGACCAGACCCTTCATATATCCGGCATGCGCCCCATGAAATAAGCGGTCCATCTCTGCACCGAGCACAGCGCGTGCCGCATCATTCCAGCGCAGGATACTGGAAGGCCCCCATGATACCGGAGGTTTATCCTTAACGCTGGCCGTTCCCGCCCCTTTTAGCAGCCAGTGGATTTTCTGGGTCAGCAGATATGCACGGTAGTCGAATCCGCCAAAATTCCGCGCCGCCTGCGGCTGCTCCAGCTCTCCTTCAATGACTACCCTGTCTCCCCGCTGCCATCCGGCAGCCACGGCGATTTCACTTTCAGCCTGGAGCTTAACTTGCACGGCGACAAGTTCACCTGCTGCGTCTTTTACCTGACCCTCCTGCTGATCCATTCCGATCTGGGACAGCTTTACCGTAAAATCCACCCGGTCCCCGTCCCGATCCACCGGAGATGTTATAACACCTGCGGCTGTAACGTAAATCTCATTCAATTCGATTGCCGGTTTTCCCAGCGCCTCCGGCAGCAGGCTGACATTGCGGGCCTCGCTCCATTCCCAATACAGGGCTGCTGCAGCAATTGCCAGACCGAACACCGCTGCTGTTCTCCAGCGTATCCCCCCGCTGATTGCCCAGATCCCGACCAGCAGCAAACAGCCGGCGATGTAGATCAGCAGTCCGTGACCGGAGAATAAGCAGCCTGCCGAGCTGCCGGCAATCCAGCAGATTGTGAAGCTTAAGAGCGGCCTTCTGTTCATGAACATCCTCCTTCTGTAATCGCCTGTTCACAAAAAAAGAACCTCTGCATACGCAAACATAGCGTGTGCAGAGGTTCTTCCCCTGAAGCTTATTCTTACTCCGGCTGCGGCAGCGCCGCCGGTTATTCTGATACAGTGATCATGGTCTCCTTCGGCGGCTCATAGTTCTCCAATTGGCGGAACACGATCCCCTTGGAGCCCAGCATGGCCTCTACCTTCTCCATATCCTTGCGGTAAGGACGCAGATAGACGATCTCCACAATGCCGCTGTTAGCCAGCATATTAGCGCAGGTCCAGCACGGCTCATCTGTGACATAGACTGTACTGCCTTCCCGGTCACTCCGGTCGGTGAACAGCAGCAGATTCTGCTCAGCATGAATTGTGCGGATACAGCGCTGCTTCTTCACCATCGTCTCTACGCCGCCAACGATCTCCCGCTCATATTGCTCAGAGACCATACAGCCAGCTTCCGAGCAGTCCGGAACACCCATGGGTGCGCCGTTATAGGCAGTGCCCAGCAGCTTCTTACCTTGCACCAGCACAGCGCCGACATGGCGGCGGGGGCAGCGTGAGCGGGTGGAGACCATGCAGGCAATGTCCATGAAGTATGTATCCCAGTTCTTACGGTAGGCCACAGTCATCAGCAATCTCCACTTCCTCATAAATAGTTGTTCATTATTGTACCATAATGCTGCATTCTTTCACTATAAAGCATGTCCGGTAAACAGCCTGCTCAGGACGTTTCCGGTGAAAAGTTGATTTCTCACTGCAGCTGCATTCTATACACTTATAACCGCTGAGACTAATTTGAAAAAGAATTTAACTGCACTTCATACACTTGCTTATCACATTATCCAGCCGTAAACGGTACACAGCCCATTCCAAATGTACAAAATACAATTACAGCTAGAAATCAGCTGAATTGATGCTTTTTAACTGCAGCCAGATACAGTTATCGTACTAACCGAGTCTATAGTTCTCTGCTTCGAGCTAAATGACCACCGGATGTGTGGTGAAATGGCCGACAATGGAACTATAAACTACTCCAAGGGCGATTGCTCCAGTTCCCGTCAATATAACACACGGAGCTTTCTGCCTCAAAAAACAACCAGCGACTCCAGTTGCTCCAGCATCTTCGGGCCGATCCCTTTCACCTTACCCAAATCGGCTAAGCTGCGGAACGCCCCTGTACTGCTGCGGTAGTCGATGATCGCCTGCGCTTTCTTCTCCCCGATGCCCGGCAGGTTCATCAGCGCTTGGGCATCTGCTGTGTTCACATTTATCCTGCCGTCCGCCGCTGGTGGGACTGCAGCAGGGGGTGCCGTACTTACAATGGTTTCAGCCGCTGTGCTGCTTGCGCCTCCACCGCTACCCGCCGATCCAGCCGACACACTCCCGCTCACTGCACCTGAAACTGCGGCTCCGCTGCCCGCTGCTGCACCGTCAGCCACTGATCCGCCCGCGCTACCGCTTACGGCATCCGATGCCCCGGCCTCGTTATCCACGTCGCTTTCTAACGCACCATTACCGGAAGCAACGTTACGAGCAACACCACCTTCTCCTGTTTCCGCCCCACCATCTCCCGCCCCCAAAACCTGCGCCATTCCGGCGTTCAGCGTCTCCCAGCCTGCGATCCCCTCTTCTGCCCTGTGGTCCGCAGCCCAGATCAATCCTCCGCCCAGCAGCGCGGCAGCGATCACAGAACCGATCATTCTTTTGTTCATCAAGCCGTCCTCCTTCATCTAACTGGAATTTTATTCAAAAATACGTTTAAAACCTGTCATTTGTCCAAGACTGACCCGCATACATTTAACGAAGAGTATTCCTGTAAGCCCAGCAACATAAGAAAGGAGGTAACCACAGGATGAAAGTGGGATTTATCGGAACAGGCAGCATGGGCGGTCTGCTCATTGAGACCTTTCTTAGTTCGGGAGCACTTGATCCATGTGATGTGCTGGCCAGTAACCGCAGCCCGGGCAAGCTGCTGGAGCTCAAGAAGCTTCACCCCGGTATTACGGTTTGCGCAAACAACAGCGAAACCGCGTCAGGAAGCGATATTGTCTTTTTATGTGTCAAACCTCTGCAGTTCAAAACACTAAGTGATGAAATTGCTCCTTGTCTGCGCAGCGAGCAAATAGTGGTATCCATTACAAGTCCTGTCCAGCTCTACCATCTGGAATCCGTTCTGCCTTCCAAAGTTGCCAAGATTATTCCCAGCATCACTCATTCCGTCAAGAGCGGGACTTCTCTTTGCATCTTCGGCAGCAGGTTAAATAAAAAAGACAGACTGATGCTGCTCCAGCTATTATCATTTATTGGCATCCCTGCGGAAATCCCTGAGAGTCATACCCGGATTGCCTCTGATTTCTCCAGCTGCGGTCCGGCGTTCCTCAGCTATTTTCTGGAACGGTGGATTGAAGCGGCTGTAGAAGCGACCGGCATCGACGAGGCACTGGTCAGCCGGCTGGCCGGTGAAATGCTGCTTGGTACAGGCAAGCTGCTGACGGAAGGGGGGTTCACTCCCCAGGAGCTGCAGGAACGGGTTGCCGTCCGCGGAGGAATTACGGCGGAGGCACTGAACCACCTGCGTTCCAGCCTGGAAGGCGTATTCGAACGGCTGATCACCACAACTCACGACAAATACAATGAGGATCTGCACAGGCTGGATGCTCT of the Paenibacillus pedocola genome contains:
- a CDS encoding ComEC/Rec2 family competence protein, translating into MNRRPLLSFTICWIAGSSAGCLFSGHGLLIYIAGCLLLVGIWAISGGIRWRTAAVFGLAIAAAALYWEWSEARNVSLLPEALGKPAIELNEIYVTAAGVITSPVDRDGDRVDFTVKLSQIGMDQQEGQVKDAAGELVAVQVKLQAESEIAVAAGWQRGDRVVIEGELEQPQAARNFGGFDYRAYLLTQKIHWLLKGAGTASVKDKPPVSWGPSSILRWNDAARAVLGAEMDRLFHGAHAGYMKGLVIGIQKDLDPETFKQFSQLGLTHILAISGMHVAVYVGVILFVLRRCRVTRETAITITLLLVPVYVLLSGAGPSIVRAGLMSMIALLAARFGLLKDGMNILAASALLMLVWNPYLLLSVSFQLSFLVTAGLMVYTPLAAPLFRRLPRWLGSTVSVTLIAQLVSFPLTIYYFNQFSLLSFLANLLLVPFITFLVLPLGTLTLLLGRFWNEGALVIVRFAEFLNNATFAGVKRVNGFSAGVLIWGSPSLLWICVYYMLLYGLLYILKQRTEARVAPQYMEDETRPLSELEHPGDDSRLHHKARRGGALSPHQPFPIPGSSRWSGPAAVLCAAGIALLLYRGYYAEELSAGEGAISYLDVGQGDSILITTPEGAHILVDGGGTVSFGDRGEWRIRRSPFEIGAKTLLPLLKQRGIHQLDAVILTHGDQDHAGGLQAVLEGMPVSALLFNGTLTGTEAYGELMDTALAQGVRMYAVHQGQMLAPDDETRLFFLWPEPQEDSHTLLHEVEDQNHESVAFRLEMNGHSFLFTGDMDEAAEEDIIQAGQQSGIGESGPIDVLKVAHHGSKTATSAAWLKFWNPAAAVISAGVNNLYGHPNAGVLERLSDSAAAVYRTDLQGEIQLRVRKEGVRVRHKL
- a CDS encoding deoxycytidylate deaminase, with protein sequence MTVAYRKNWDTYFMDIACMVSTRSRCPRRHVGAVLVQGKKLLGTAYNGAPMGVPDCSEAGCMVSEQYEREIVGGVETMVKKQRCIRTIHAEQNLLLFTDRSDREGSTVYVTDEPCWTCANMLANSGIVEIVYLRPYRKDMEKVEAMLGSKGIVFRQLENYEPPKETMITVSE
- a CDS encoding ComEA family DNA-binding protein, whose translation is MNKRMIGSVIAAALLGGGLIWAADHRAEEGIAGWETLNAGMAQVLGAGDGGAETGEGGVARNVASGNGALESDVDNEAGASDAVSGSAGGSVADGAAAGSGAAVSGAVSGSVSAGSAGSGGGASSTAAETIVSTAPPAAVPPAADGRINVNTADAQALMNLPGIGEKKAQAIIDYRSSTGAFRSLADLGKVKGIGPKMLEQLESLVVF
- the comER gene encoding late competence protein ComER is translated as MKVGFIGTGSMGGLLIETFLSSGALDPCDVLASNRSPGKLLELKKLHPGITVCANNSETASGSDIVFLCVKPLQFKTLSDEIAPCLRSEQIVVSITSPVQLYHLESVLPSKVAKIIPSITHSVKSGTSLCIFGSRLNKKDRLMLLQLLSFIGIPAEIPESHTRIASDFSSCGPAFLSYFLERWIEAAVEATGIDEALVSRLAGEMLLGTGKLLTEGGFTPQELQERVAVRGGITAEALNHLRSSLEGVFERLITTTHDKYNEDLHRLDALFGQSGIIQGPLDR